From Streptomyces durmitorensis, a single genomic window includes:
- a CDS encoding DUF397 domain-containing protein, whose product MSGTALMWFKSTYSGSEGGECLEVAYAWRKSSYSGSEGGNCLEVAAHPTAVHIRDSKNSEDGPHLTVAPEAWAAFLALPA is encoded by the coding sequence ATGAGCGGCACCGCGCTTATGTGGTTCAAGTCGACCTACAGCGGCAGCGAGGGCGGCGAATGCCTCGAAGTCGCCTACGCCTGGCGGAAGTCGAGCTACAGCGGTAGCGAAGGCGGCAACTGCCTCGAAGTCGCCGCCCACCCCACCGCCGTACACATCCGCGACTCCAAGAACTCGGAAGACGGCCCCCACCTCACCGTGGCCCCGGAAGCCTGGGCCGCCTTCCTGGCCCTTCCCGCATAA